The following DNA comes from Kluyveromyces lactis strain NRRL Y-1140 chromosome E complete sequence.
TCTGTACACCACAATACACTAGTTTTACTCAACTCCTGGTCTGCCTCACCGATTCCAGCGTTTTCGCTCACAATGACATCCGTTATAAACCTCACTTGTTCGCATATATCTTCCAAAATCTCTGTAGTGGCAATATCACCGGTGATACCGTTGGCATCCATTTCGTATACCAGTTCCTTTACCATGACCAAATCTTTATATTCTTCCCACATAAACTTAATTAGCAAGTTGTAGAAATCGATGTTGCATACGTCAAGGTAAAGGCCGAGATCTTTACAACTTTTGCATTTATTGTAAATTGTCTTTAATATAATATAGTTTCTATCTCCAGGTAGTTTGAACTCTCCACTATCAAATATGTACCGTATGATGGCAGGTAACGTTATTGAATAAGGTTGTGGTAAATTGGATGGTTCCTCGCAAGATCTCTTGTGGATCACTTCGATGAACCTTTTCGTTTGAACCTCCATCTTGGGATCCCTTTGCAAGTATTGGTCCAAGTAATGCATGCAAGTGTCCAACAACTCTTTATCTGTGGTCACAGTCTTCTttaaatgattcaaatgtGGGGCTAGTGCGTGTTCCAATGCTACTCTCaacttctctttttctgCCACTAGTTGAATGGCTTTCTCTATGCCGGATAATCGCACATTTTGATAACTGGTCGCCGATATTGGTAAATCTCTTATATCATGATCACTAAGCCTGAAACTGGAATGGGGTAGCGGTGTCTGGCTATCAGAATCTTTATCCGTCTCCATTATCCCTGTCCATGATGGTGATTTATCAGAGAAGACGATCTgtttattgaaaaacaCTGGATTCAATAACCTGTTCATCGCCTCTTTATCCGggttctttttctgtttgaTCTCTTCTATCACCTCAGAAATGGTATTATGTTCTTCAATAGCATCTGCGGTGCTGCTGACATGCTTCTGCCCCAGTTTACAGCTCTGTGAAAGTAGTCTTCTTGTGGCTCTTGTTGTTACATTATGGAGATGAGCTTTAAATAAAAGAGATGAGTTCATTCTGGCAGCATTCAACATATCGTAAACCACCTCTGTCCTTAGATTGGCTCCTTATACAAGCTTAAACGACTGGTATCAACACTGTGAGAGACAATAGATTGAACCGTAGGCATCTTTTGCAACGTCTTTTATTAATCAAAGCCAGtgtttccttctttgatttaagaatttttctttcaatacttATTACATTTGGTATATATTGATTCTTTACTGATAACGTTAATACAAAACtgagaagagaaaaagcACAAAAAATTCGTATCAAAACCCATCAAGGGCTTTAGTAGCTCTTTCAAGTCTTCTTAAACCTTCTTGGTACTTTTCTGGATCCAGAACCATATCTGCAGTCAATCTAGAGAG
Coding sequences within:
- the MTF2 gene encoding Mtf2p (some similarities with uniprot|P10849 Saccharomyces cerevisiae YDL044C MTF2 Mitochondrial matrix protein that interacts with an N-terminal region of mitochondrial RNA polymerase (Rpo41p) and couples RNA processing and translation to transcription), translated to MLNAARMNSSLLFKAHLHNVTTRATRRLLSQSCKLGQKHVSSTADAIEEHNTISEVIEEIKQKKNPDKEAMNRLLNPVFFNKQIVFSDKSPSWTGIMETDKDSDSQTPLPHSSFRLSDHDIRDLPISATSYQNVRLSGIEKAIQLVAEKEKLRVALEHALAPHLNHLKKTVTTDKELLDTCMHYLDQYLQRDPKMEVQTKRFIEVIHKRSCEEPSNLPQPYSITLPAIIRYIFDSGEFKLPGDRNYIILKTIYNKCKSCKDLGLYLDVCNIDFYNLLIKFMWEEYKDLVMVKELVYEMDANGITGDIATTEILEDICEQVRFITDVIVSENAGIGEADQELSKTSVLWCTENANVIDQLTKYLKTLKRSLMR